The Setaria italica strain Yugu1 chromosome IX, Setaria_italica_v2.0, whole genome shotgun sequence genome has a window encoding:
- the LOC101765813 gene encoding glutathione S-transferase F11 → MAAPVTVYGPVISPAVARVAACLLEKDVPFQIEPVDMSKGEHKSPSFLKLQPFGQVPAFKDHLTTVFESRAICRYICDQYADRGNKALLGKKEHGAVGRAAIEQWIEAEGQSFNPPSLAIIFQLAFAPMMGRATDMAVVEQNEVKLAKVLDVYDQRLGESQYFAGDEFSLADLVHLPNADFLVNRTSKAGLITERKNLARWWDDVSARPTWKKVIEMQSAPGPS, encoded by the exons atggcggcgccTGTGACGGTGTACGGGCCGGTGATctcaccggcggtggcgcgcgtggCGGCCTGCCTCCTGGAGAAGGACGTGCCGTTCCAGATCGAGCCGGTGGACATGTCCAAGGGCGAGCACAAGTCGCCTTCCTTCCTCAAGCTCCAGCCCTTCGGCCAGGTCCCCGCCTTCAAGGACCACCTCACCACCGTCTTTG AGTCAAGGGCTATTTGCCGTTACATATGCGACCAGTATGCAGACCGTGGCAACAAGGCCCTCCTTGGCAAGAAAGAACATGGTGCAGTTGGCCGTGCTGCCATTGAACAATGGATAGAGGCTGAAGGCCAGAGCTTCAACCCACCGAGCTTGGCTATTATCTTCCAGCTTGCATTTGCACCAATGATGGGCAGGGCCACTGACATGGCCGTGGTTGAGCAGAATGAAGTGAAGCTCGCTAAGGTGCTTGATGTGTATGACCAACGGCTGGGGGAGAGCCAGTACTTCGCTGGTGATGAATTCTCCCTGGCCGACCTTGTTCACTTGCCCAATGCAGATTTCCTTGTGAACAGGACCAGCAAGGCTGGGTTAATCACTGAGAGAAAGAACCTGGCTAGGTGGTGGGATGATGTCTCGGCGCGTCCTACATGGAAGAAGGTTATTGAGATGCAGAGCGCACCGGGGCCCTCTTAG
- the LOC101766234 gene encoding glutathione S-transferase F8, chloroplastic, which translates to MAAGLQVFGQPASTDVARVLTCLFEKKLEFELVRIDTFKTHHKLPEFIRLRDPNGQVTLKHGDNTLVHSRDICRYVCNQFPNDGNKSLYGSGALERASIEQWLQAEAQNFGPPSSALVFQLAFVPHLSHLGVRQDYAVIAENEDKLKQVLDVYDEILSKNEYLAGDEFTLADLSHLPNSHYIVNTERGRKLFTNKKNVAKWYEKISKREAWAQVAKMQKEHPGAFE; encoded by the exons ATGGCAGCGGGCTTGCAAGTATTTGGCCAGCCGGCATCTACTGATGTTGCCAGAGTTCTGACATGCCTCTTTGAGAAGAAATTGGAATTTGAGCTTGTCCGCATTGATACATTTAAGACACATCACAAGCTTCCTGAGTTCATTAGGCTGCGG GATCCAAATGGGCAAGTGACCTTGAAGCATGGTGACAACACTCTCGTTC ATTCAAGGGATATATGCCGGTATGTCTGTAACCAGTTTCCAAATGATGGAAACAAGAGCCTTTATGGATCTGGGGCTCTAGAACGGGCATCAATAGAACAGTGGCTTCAGGCAGAAGCTCAAAACTTCGGCCCTCCCAGCTCTGCACTTGTCTTTCAGCTGGCATTCGTTCCTCATCTCAGCCATCTGGGCGTTCGTCAGGACTATGCTGTTATTGCTGAAAATGAGGATAAACTGAAGCAGGTCCTCGATGTTTATGATGAAATACTCTCAAAGAATGAATACCTGGCTGGCGATGAATTCACCTTGGCTGACCTTTCTCACCTTCCAAACTCACATTATATCGTGAATACTGAGAGAGGAAGGAAGCTCTTCACTAACAAGAAGAACGTGGCAAAGTGGTACGAAAAAATTTCAAAGCGCGAGGCATGGGCGCAGGTCGCCAAGATGCAGAAGGAGCATCCCGGTGCATTCGAGTAA
- the LOC101766640 gene encoding glutathione S-transferase F8, chloroplastic, with translation MAAGLQVFGQPASTDVARVLTCLFEKNLEFELVRIDTFKKSHKLPEFIKLRDPTGQVTFKHGDKTVVDSRAICRYLCTHFPEDGNKMLYGTGSLERASIEQWLQAEAQSFDAPSSELVFHLAFAPHLKDVNPDEARIAENEKKLQNMLGVYDEILSKHNFLAGDEFTLADLSHLPNSHYIVNSSDRGKKLFTAKKHVAKWYDKISNRESWRQVVKMQKEHPGAFE, from the exons ATGGCGGCAGGGCTGCAGGTGTTCGGACAGCCGGCGTCCACCGACGTGGCGAGGGTCCTGACCTGCCTCTTCGAGAAGAACCTCGAGTTCGAGCTCGTCCGCAtcgacaccttcaagaagtcgcACAAGCTCCCCGAGTTCATCAAGCTACGG GATCCAACTGGCCAGGtgactttcaaacatggtgacAAAACTGTTGTCG ATTCGAGGGCCATCTGCCGCTACCTGTGCACCCATTTCCCGGAGGACGGCAACAAGATGCTGTACGGCACGGGCTCTCTGGAGCGGGCGTCGATAGAGCAGTGGCTGCAGGCGGAGGCCCAGAGCTTCGACGCCCCGAGCTCGGAGCTCGTCTTCCACCTCGCGTTCGCGCCGCACCTCAAGGACGTGAACCCCGACGAGGCCCGCATCGCGGAGAACGAGAAGAAGCTCCAGAACATGCTGGGCGTTTACGACGAGATCCTGTCCAAGCACAACTTCCTGGCCGGCGATGAGTTCACCCTGGCCGACCTGTCCCACCTCCCCAACTCCCACTACATCGTCAACTCCTCCGACAGGGGCAAGAAACTCTTCACCGCCAAGAAGCACGTGGCCAAGTGGTACGACAAGATCTCCAACCGCGAGTCGTGGAGGCAGGTGGTGAAGATGCAGAAGGAGCACCCCGGCGCGTTCGAGTGA
- the LOC101767054 gene encoding glutathione S-transferase F11 yields MASVKVFGSPTSAEVARVLMCLFEKDVEFQLIRVDAYRGPKRMPQYLKLQPHGEALTFEDENTTLSESRGILRHISHKYAKQGNPDLIGTGALERASIEQWLQTEAQSFDAPSAEMVYSLALLPPNLPKQQNDNGSGFNNGSGSGFNNSGRERDVGNASAGSKQRSPAGWPAANQNQNQQQAKHQKEEEMVRLFEQRKKDLEKLLDIYEQRLEEAKYLAGDNFTIADLSHLPNADRLASDPRSRRLFETRKNVSRWWNDVSSRDTWQYVKSLQRPPPTDANANSKNGQHQQQQGQHTQSTDEHNRKNYQQQQQQVQHERY; encoded by the exons ATGGCGAGCGTGAAGGTTTTCGGGTCACCGACCTCGGCGGAGGTGGCCCGCGTGCTCATGTGCCTGTTCGAGAAGGACGTGGAATTCCAGCTGATCCGCGTGGACGCCTACCGCGGGCCCAAGCGCATGCCCCAGTACCTGAAGCTCCAGCCCCATGGCGAGGCGCTCACCTTCGAGGACGAGAACACCACCCTCTCCG AGTCCCGTGGGATCCTGCGCCACATCTCGCACAAGTACGCGAAGCAGGGGAACCCGGACCTGATCGGCACGGGTGCGCTGGAGCGCGCGTCCATCGAGCAGTGGCTGCAGACGGAGGCGCAGAGCTTCGACGCGCCCAGCGCCGAGATGGTCTACAGCCTCGCCCTCCTGCCGCCCAACCTGCCCAAGCAGCAGAACGACAACGGCAGCGGCTTCAAcaacggcagcggcagcggcttcAACAACAGCGGCAGGGAGAGGGACGTGGGGAACGCGTCCGCCGGCAGCAAGCAGCGCTCCCCGgccgggtggccggcggcgaacCAGAACCAGAACCAGCAGCAGGCGAAGCAtcagaaggaggaggagatggtgagGCTGTTCGAGCAGCGGAAGAAGGACCTGGAGAAGCTGCTGGACATCTACGAGCAGCGGCTGGAGGAGGCCAAGTACCTCGCCGGCGACAACTTCACCATCGCCGACCTGTCGCACCTGCCCAACGccgaccgcctcgcctccgACCCGCGCTCCCGCCGCCTCTTCGAGACCCGCAAGAACGTCAGCAGGTGGTGGAACGACGTCTCCAGCCGCGACACCTGGCAGTACGTCAAGAGCCTGCAgcgcccgccgcccaccgaCGCCAACGCCAATTCCAAGAAcggccagcaccagcagcagcaggggcagCACACGCAGTCCACCGACGAGCACAACAGGAAGAactaccagcagcagcagcagcaggtccaGCACGAGCGCTACTAG
- the LOC101767864 gene encoding cytochrome P450 78A9: protein METSSVESWWVLPMTLIPAISGDQHENIATIATSFTYMAIFACLAWAGASLLYWAHPGGPAWGKYWRARGKGPKPMTLPGPRGLPVVGSLGLMSGLAHRSLADEASRQPGAKRLMALSLGPVRAVVTSHPDVAKEILDNPAFADRPLNHAAYGLMFHRSIGFAEHGPYWRALRRIAAGHLFGPRQVEAFAPYRASVGEGVVTALRGAGAGAVQVRGLLRRASLYYIMRFVFGKEYDVSRAAAPASGKEEEVEELLEMVHQGYELLGEENWCDYFPGLAALDPQGVGARCAELMPRVNRFVHGIIQERRRARAEAIDGGEARDFVDILLSLQESEGLADADIAAVLWEMIFRGTDAMAVLMEWTLARVVLHRDVQAKAHRELDELVGRNTPVTESAAPSLPYLQALLKEALRIHPPGPLLSWRHRAISDTYVDGHLVPAGTTAMVNQWAISRDPEVWDAPLEFQPERFLPGGKAQDVSVLGADGRLVPFGSGRRSCPGKSLAMTTVTAWMATLLHEFEWLPATDAAAVDMSEVLRLSCEMAVPLEVRVRPRRGV from the exons ATGGAGACGAGCTCAGTTGAGAGCTGGTGGGTGCTTCCCATGACCTTAATCCCGGCCATCTCCGGCGATCAACACGAGAACATTGCCACCATAGCCACTAGCTTCACCTACATGGCCATCTTCGCATGCCTTGCATGGGCAGGCGCGTCCCTGCTCTACTGGGCTCACCCAGGTGGCCCTGCATGGGGCAAGTACTGGAGGGCAAGGGGCAAGGGCCCGAAGCCGATGACACTCCCGGGGCCGAGAGGGCTCCCCGTCGTCGGCAGCCTCGGCCTCATGTCCGGGCTGGCGCACCGCTCGCTGGCCGACGAGGCGTCGCGCCAGCCGGGGGCCAAGAGGCTCATGGCGCTGTCGCTCGGCCCCGTCCGCGCCGTCGTCACGTCCCACCCGGACGTGGCCAAGGAGATCCTCGACAACCCGGCGTTCGCCGACCGCCCGCTCAACCACGCCGCCTACGGCCTCATGTTCCACCGCTCCATCGGCTTCGCCGAGCACGGACCCTACTGGCGTGCGCTCCGGCgcatcgccgccggccacctgtTCGGCCCGAGGCAGGTCGAGGCCTTCGCGCCGTACCGCGCGAGCGTCGGGGAGGGGGTCGTCACGGCgctgcgcggcgccggcgccggcgccgtccaggTGCGCGGCCTCCTCCGGCGAGCGTCGCTCTACTACATCATGCGGTTCGTGTTCGGCAAGGAGTACGACGtgtcgcgcgcggcggcgccggcgtccgggaaggaggaggaggtggaggagctgctcgagATGGTGCACCAAGGGTACGAGCTCCTGGGCGAGGAGAACTGGTGCGACTACTTCCCGGGGCTCGCCGCGCTGGACCCTCAGGGGGTGGGTGCGCGGTGCGCCGAGCTCATGCCGCGGGTGAACCGCTTCGTGCACGGCATCATCCAGGAGCGCCGCCGTGCACGCGCCGAGGCGATCGACGGAGGAGAGGCGCGTGACTTTGTTGACATCTTGCTTTCCCTGCAGGAGAGCGAGGGGCTCGCTGACGCGGACATCGCCGCTGTGCTTTGG GAGATGATCTTCAGAGGAACTGACGCCATGGCGGTGCTCATGGAGTGGACCCTAGCCCGCGTCGTCCTCCACCGCGACGTCCAAGCCAAAGCGCACCGCGAGCTCGACGAGCTCGTCGGCCGGAACACACCGGTCACCGAGTCCGCGGCGCCGTCGCTGCCTTACCTGCAGGCGCTGCTTAAGGAGGCTCTCCGGATCCACCCGCCGGGTCCGCTCCTCTCGTGGCGCCACAGGGCCATATCCGACACGTACGTCGACGGCCACCTCGTGCCGGCGGGCACCACCGCCATGGTCAACCAGTGGGCGATCAGCCGCGACCCGGAGGTCTGGGACGCGCCGCTCGAGTTCCAGCCCGAGCGGTTCCTCCCTGGCGGCAAGGCCCAGGACGTGTCCGTGCTCGGCGCCGACGGCCGGCTCGTGCCGTTCGGGTCCGGTCGGAGGAGCTGCCCGGGCAAGTCCCTGGCCATGACCACCGTGACCGCCTGGATGGCCACGCTGCTGCACGAGTTTGAGTGGCTGCCCGCGACTGACGCGGCTGCCGTCGACATGTCGGAGGTGCTCCGCCTGTCCTGCGAGATGGCGGTGCCGCTCGAGGTCCGCGTGCGCCCGAGGCGCGGCGTGTGA